In one window of Gymnogyps californianus isolate 813 chromosome 9, ASM1813914v2, whole genome shotgun sequence DNA:
- the LOC127019676 gene encoding BTB/POZ domain-containing protein KCTD12-like: MALADNTGCAKPSEDFPFPEIIELNVGGQVYITRHPTLVSVPGSLLWEMFTQKNVRSLARDSKGRFFVDRDGFLFRYILDYMRDQQLVLPDHFPERSRLQREAEYFMLPELVKMLAPKLSKQNSLGDDPCQSDPEELSPNVDATRNLTSASTTLPSAVAGGPGGAVTTGTGAASTDVRRAGFITIGYRGSYTLGRDSQTDAKFRRVARIMVCGKTSLAKEVFGDTLNESRDPDRPPERYTSRYYLKFTFLEQAFDKLADAGFHMVACNSTGTCAFAHDQTDDRIWTSYTEYVFYRE, encoded by the coding sequence ATGGCCCTGGCAGACAACACGGGCTGTGCCAAACCCAGCGAGGACTTCCCCTTCCCTGAGATCATTGAGCTCAATGTGGGTGGACAAGTCTACATCACCCGCCACCCCACCCTGGTCAGCGTGCCTGGCTCACTCCTCTGGGAGATGTTCACCCAGAAGAACGTCCGCTCCCTGGCCCGTGACAGCAAGGGACGGTTCTTCGTGGATCGGGATGGTTTCCTCTTCCGCTACATCTTGGATTACATGAGGGACCAGCAGCTGGTGCTGCCCGACCACTTCCCGGAGAGGAGCCGCCTGCAGCGAGAGGCCGAGTACTTCATGCTGCCGGAGCTTGTGAAGATGCTGGCCCCCAAGCTCAGCAAGCAGAACTCGCTGGGAGACGACCCATGCCAAAGCGACCCGGAGGAGCTCTCCCCCAACGTGGATGCCACCCGCAACCTGACCTCTGCCAGTACCACGCTCCCCAGCGCCGTGGCTGGTGGCCCCGGGGGTGCCGTCACCACCGGCACGGGTGCTGCCAGCACTGATGTCCGCAGGGCAGGTTTCATCACCATCGGCTACCGGGGCTCCTACAccctgggcagggacagccagACGGATGCCAAGTTCCGCAGGGTGGCACGGATCATGGTCTGCGGCAAGACATCGTTGGCCAAGGAGGTCTTTGGGGATACCTTGAACGAGAGCAGGGACCCGGACAGGCCCCCGGAGAGGTACACCTCCAGGTACTACCTCAAATTCACCTTCCTGGAGCAAGCCTTTGATAAACTGGCCGATGCTGGCTTCCACATGGTGGCTTGCAACTCCACAGGCACCTGTGCCTTTGCTCACGACCAGACAGATGACAGGATCTGGACCTCTTACACCGAATATGTTTTCTATCGTGAgtga